One segment of Fusarium oxysporum f. sp. lycopersici 4287 chromosome 7, whole genome shotgun sequence DNA contains the following:
- a CDS encoding acid phosphatase, with protein MGYTNAAGTYKYLNKAVSDGAAFAWHGGDLSYADDWFSGILPCEDDWPVCYNGTSTSLPGGGPIPDDYKTPLPKGEVANQGSPRGGDMSVLYESNWDLWQQWLNSITLKIPYMVVPGNHEATCAEFDGGNNTLSAYLDNDKSNGTQPNTTLNYYSCPPSQRNFTAFQNRFHMAGDKSGGVGNFWYSFDYGLAHFVSINTETDYANSPEKPFAADLKGDETHPKANETYVTDSGPFGAVHGSYNDTKNYEQYQWLAKDLESVDRCKTPWVIVMGHRPMYSSEVAKYQVNIRAAFEDLMLKNNVDVYIAGHIHWYERLQPMGHNGTIDSGSIINNNTYKTNPGKSMVHLVNGAAGNLESHSVLDGEPRLNMTMFLDQTHFGFAKLTVHNETALSWNFVHGDGGVIGDELTVLKESASKCTASGSGNSSSSGGASGTKAPVATPTSAGTKTFVSGVLGLLVLALAL; from the exons GGCATTCTGCCTTGCGAGGATGACTGGCCTGTTTGCTACAACGGAACTTCAACCAGTCTTCCCGGTGGTGGTCCTATTCCTGATGACTACAAGACTCCTCTTCCCAAGGGCGAGGTCGCTAACCAGGGCAGTCCCCGTGGTGGTGACATGAGCGTTCTGTACGAGTCAAACTGGGATCTCTGGCAGCAGtggctcaacagcatcacccTTAAAATTCCCTACATGGTTGTCCCCGGTAACCACGAAGCCACCTGCGCCGAATTCGACGGCGGCAACAACACTCTATCTGCCTATCTCGACAACGACAAGAGCAACGGAACACAGCCCAACACCACGCTCAACTACTACTCCTGCCCTCCCTCGCAGCGCAACTTCACCGCTTTCCAGAACCGCTTCCACATGGCTGGCGACAAGTCCGGCGGTGTTGGCAACTTCTGGTACTCGTTCGACTACGGTCTAGCTCACTTTGTGTCCATCAACACAGAGACCGATTACGCCAACAGTCCCGAGAAGCCGTTTGCTGCGGATCTCAAGGGTGATGAGACGCATCCCAAGGCGAATGAGACTTATGTCACTGATTCTGGTCCCTTTGGCGCTGTGCATGGTTCTTATAATGATACCAAGAACTATGAGCAGTATCAATGGTTGGCTAAGGATCTTGAGAGCGTTGATCGATGCAAGACCCCTTGGGTTATTGTAATGGGTCATCGTCCTATGTACAGCTCCGAGGTGGCCAAGTACCAAGTTAACATCCGTGCTGCCTTTGAGGatctgatgttgaagaacaaTGTCGATGTCTACATTGCCGG TCACATTCACTGGTATGAGCGTCTCCAGCCCATGGGCCACAACGGCACCATCGACTCTGgctccatcatcaacaacaacacctACAAGACCAACCCCGGAAAGTCCATGGTTCATCTAGTCAACGGAGCTGCCGGTAACCTTGAGAGCCACAGCGTTCTCGATGGCGAGCCTCGTCTCAACATGACCATGTTCCTTGACCAGACACACTTTGGTTTCGCCAAGTTGACTGTTCATAACGAAACTGCTCTTTCTTGGAACTTTGTCCACGGTGACGGTGGTGTTATTGGCGATGAGCTTACTGTCTTGAAGGAGAGTGCTTCGAAGTGCACTGCTTCTGGCTCTGGAAactcttcttcgtctggaGGCGCCAGCGGTACCAAGGCCCCGGTTGCTACTCCTACCAGCGCTGGTACCAAGACATTTGTCTCTGGcgttcttggcctccttgtTCTCGCTCTGGCTTTGTAG